From a single Solanum dulcamara chromosome 4, daSolDulc1.2, whole genome shotgun sequence genomic region:
- the LOC129885545 gene encoding ceramide synthase LOH2 — MDSIWANDGAPAASHLLYAVYFAFGFVIVRLFLDRFIFRRLAILLLHLGTPHLRNDEATRGKIVKCSESMWKFAYYATIEFCVLKVAYHAPWFLNVKGYFRGWPNQELSAGIKLIYMCQCGFYLYSIAALLVWETRRKDFSVMMSHHIVTVFLISFSYISSFFRIGIVILALHDASDVFLEAAKVFKYSEKELGASVLFGCFAVSWLALRLIFFPFWIIRSSSYYLCEVLKLSEAYDTIIYYFFNTMLLTLLVFHIYWWILICSMIMKQLRNRGQVGEDIRSDSEDDD; from the exons ATGGACTCGATTTGGGCGAACGATGGTGCCCCTGCCGCTTCTCATTTATTATATGCTGTTTACTTCGCTTTTGGTTTCGTCATCGTCAGATTGTTCCTTGACAGATTCATCTTTCGG AGGCTAGCCATTTTGTTGCTGCACCTGGGAACACCCCATCTGAGGAACGATGAGGCTACAAGAGGAAAAATTGTTAAATGCTCTGAATCCATGTGGAAATTTGCTTATTATGCCACTATTGAGTTTTGTGTCCTAAAAGTTGCTTATCATGCGCCATGGTTCCTAAATGTGAAGGGATATTTCAGGGGCTGGCCAAATCAAGAACTATC GGCTGGAATTAAGCTTATCTATATGTGCCAATGTGGGTTCTACCTCTATTCTATTGCTGCCCTCCTTGTTTGGGAAACGCGACGGAAAGACTTTTCTGTAATGATGTCTCATCACATAGTTACAGTTTTTCTGATTTCATTCTCATATATTTCAAG CTTCTTTCGGATTGGGATAGTTATTCTTGCATTACATGATGCAAGTGATGTCTTTCTTGAGGCTGCCAAAGTTTTTAAATATTCAGAGAAGGAGCTTGGAGCTAGCGTACTATTTGGTTGTTTTGCTGTCTCCTGGCTTGCACTGAGGCTGATTTTCTTCCCATTTTGGATCATAAGATCCTCAAG CTATTATCTATGTGAGGTCTTGAAGTTGTCAGAGGCATATGATACAATCATATACTACTTCTTTAACACAATGCTCTTGACCCTACTTGTGTTCCACATTTATTGGTGGATTCTCATATGTTCAATGATCATGAAACAGTTGAGAAATAGAGGGCAAGTTGGGGAAGACATAAGATCTG ATTCGGAAGATGACGACTAA
- the LOC129885546 gene encoding abscisic acid 8'-hydroxylase 4 isoform X1 produces MENISCYILYFLLFLIALTLYHHISLKKSKRRNLQKAKLPPGSMGWPYMGETLQLYSQDPSVFFANKQKRYGDIFKTHILGYPCVMLASPEAARFVLVTYAHLFKPTYPKSKERLIGPSALFFHQGKYHSRLRKLVQSSLSPEALRKLVTDIEALAISSLESWAENNKTINTFRVMKKFSFEVGILAIFGQLDAKYKEELNKHYTIVEKGYNSFPTSIPGTAYYKAMVARKKLNQILSEIISERKEKKSVEKDLLCHLLNFKDEKGKTLTEDQIADNVIGVLFAAQDTTASALTWILKYLSDDQKLLETVKAEQRTIYKSNRGKMPLTWAQTRNMSLTYRVILESLRMSSIISFTFREAVVDVEYDGYLIPKGWKVMPLFRNIHHNPEFFADPRNFDASRFEVAPKPNTYMPFGNGAHACPGNELAKLEMLILIHHLVFKFRWEIEVSKGAVQYSPFPIPQHGLPCRFWKETRSQTDP; encoded by the exons ATGGAGAATATTTCTTGTTACATTCTTTACTTCCTTCTCTTTCTTATAGCTCTTACCTTATACCATCATATTTCATTAAAGAAATCAAAAAGGAGAAACTTACAAAAAGCAAAGCTGCCTCCTGGTTCAATGGGCTGGCCGTACATGGGGGAAACTCTACAACTGTACTCTCAAGACCCAAGTGTCTTCTTTGCTAACAAACAAAAAAG GTATGGTGATATATTCAAAACACACATTCTTGGGTACCCTTGTGTTATGCTAGCTAGTCCTGAAGCTGCCAGATTCGTGCTGGTAACTTACGCTCACTTGTTCAAACCAACATACCCTAAGAGCAAAGAAAGGTTGATTGGCCCTTCTGCTTTGTTCTTTCACCAAGGAAAATACCATTCTCGACTAAGGAAGCTGGTTCAGAGCTCTTTATCTCCTGAAGCTCTTCGTAAACTAGTTACTGATATCGAGGCCTTGGCCATTTCTTCCTTGGAATCATGGGCGGAAAATAACAAAACCATCAATACATTCCGTGTGATGAAGAAG TTCTCCTTTGAAGTTGGCATTCTTGCTATATTTGGTCAGCTGGATGCTAAGTACAAAGAGGAGCTCAACAAACACTATACCATAGTAGAAAAGGGCTATAATTCTTTCCCTACGAGCATACCCGGAACTGCTTATTACAAAGCTATGGTG GCAAGGAAGAAGCTGAATCAGATTCTTAGTGAAATAATCAGTGAAAGGAAGGAGAAAAAATCGGTAGAGAAAGATCTCTTGTGTCATCTGTTGAATTTCAAAGATGAGAAAGGGAAGACTTTAACAGAAGATCAAATTGCTGACAATGTCATCGGAGTACTCTTTGCCGCCCAGGACACAACAGCTAGTGCTTTAACATGGATTCTTAAGTACCTCTCTGATGACCAGAAACTTTTAGAAACTGTTAAG GCAGAACAAAGAACAATTTACAAATCAAACAGAGGAAAGATGCCGTTGACATGGGCTCAAACAAGAAATATGTCACTAACTTACAGG GTCATTTTAGAGAGCTTAAGGATGTCTAGCATTATATCTTTCACCTTTAGAGAAGCTGTGGTTGATGTAGAATACGACG GTTACTTGATTCCAAAAGGTTGGAAGGTCATGCCACTATTTAGAAACATTCATCACAATCCAGAATTTTTTGCCGACCCTCGAAATTTTGATGCTTCTAGATTTGAG GTTGCTCCCAAACCCAATACCTACATGCCATTTGGCAATGGTGCCCATGCTTGTCCTGGAAATGAACTTGCCAAACTGGAGATGCTGATTTTGATTCATCATTTGGTTTTCAAATTTAG GTGGGAAATCGAAGTTTCCAAAGGAGCAGTACAGTATAGCCCATTCCCAATACCTCAGCATGGACTCCCATGTAGGTTCTGGAAGGAAACAAGAAGCCAAACAGATCCCTAG
- the LOC129885546 gene encoding abscisic acid 8'-hydroxylase 4 isoform X2, translating into MENISCYILYFLLFLIALTLYHHISLKKSKRRNLQKAKLPPGSMGWPYMGETLQLYSQDPSVFFANKQKRYGDIFKTHILGYPCVMLASPEAARFVLVTYAHLFKPTYPKSKERLIGPSALFFHQGKYHSRLRKLVQSSLSPEALRKLVTDIEALAISSLESWAENNKTINTFRVMKKFSFEVGILAIFGQLDAKYKEELNKHYTIVEKGYNSFPTSIPGTAYYKAMVARKKLNQILSEIISERKEKKSVEKDLLCHLLNFKDEKGKTLTEDQIADNVIGVLFAAQDTTASALTWILKYLSDDQKLLETVKAEQRTIYKSNRGKMPLTWAQTRNMSLTYRVILESLRMSSIISFTFREAVVDVEYDGYLIPKGWKVMPLFRNIHHNPEFFADPRNFDASRFEVAPKPNTYMPFGNGAHACPGNELAKLEMLILIHHLVFKFRKTAITADPKVLSQQVGNSKALGLVYNNGYRLLLLWEIEVSKGAVQYSPFPIPQHGLPCRFWKETRSQTDP; encoded by the exons ATGGAGAATATTTCTTGTTACATTCTTTACTTCCTTCTCTTTCTTATAGCTCTTACCTTATACCATCATATTTCATTAAAGAAATCAAAAAGGAGAAACTTACAAAAAGCAAAGCTGCCTCCTGGTTCAATGGGCTGGCCGTACATGGGGGAAACTCTACAACTGTACTCTCAAGACCCAAGTGTCTTCTTTGCTAACAAACAAAAAAG GTATGGTGATATATTCAAAACACACATTCTTGGGTACCCTTGTGTTATGCTAGCTAGTCCTGAAGCTGCCAGATTCGTGCTGGTAACTTACGCTCACTTGTTCAAACCAACATACCCTAAGAGCAAAGAAAGGTTGATTGGCCCTTCTGCTTTGTTCTTTCACCAAGGAAAATACCATTCTCGACTAAGGAAGCTGGTTCAGAGCTCTTTATCTCCTGAAGCTCTTCGTAAACTAGTTACTGATATCGAGGCCTTGGCCATTTCTTCCTTGGAATCATGGGCGGAAAATAACAAAACCATCAATACATTCCGTGTGATGAAGAAG TTCTCCTTTGAAGTTGGCATTCTTGCTATATTTGGTCAGCTGGATGCTAAGTACAAAGAGGAGCTCAACAAACACTATACCATAGTAGAAAAGGGCTATAATTCTTTCCCTACGAGCATACCCGGAACTGCTTATTACAAAGCTATGGTG GCAAGGAAGAAGCTGAATCAGATTCTTAGTGAAATAATCAGTGAAAGGAAGGAGAAAAAATCGGTAGAGAAAGATCTCTTGTGTCATCTGTTGAATTTCAAAGATGAGAAAGGGAAGACTTTAACAGAAGATCAAATTGCTGACAATGTCATCGGAGTACTCTTTGCCGCCCAGGACACAACAGCTAGTGCTTTAACATGGATTCTTAAGTACCTCTCTGATGACCAGAAACTTTTAGAAACTGTTAAG GCAGAACAAAGAACAATTTACAAATCAAACAGAGGAAAGATGCCGTTGACATGGGCTCAAACAAGAAATATGTCACTAACTTACAGG GTCATTTTAGAGAGCTTAAGGATGTCTAGCATTATATCTTTCACCTTTAGAGAAGCTGTGGTTGATGTAGAATACGACG GTTACTTGATTCCAAAAGGTTGGAAGGTCATGCCACTATTTAGAAACATTCATCACAATCCAGAATTTTTTGCCGACCCTCGAAATTTTGATGCTTCTAGATTTGAG GTTGCTCCCAAACCCAATACCTACATGCCATTTGGCAATGGTGCCCATGCTTGTCCTGGAAATGAACTTGCCAAACTGGAGATGCTGATTTTGATTCATCATTTGGTTTTCAAATTTAG aaaaactgCAATAACGGCAGATCCAAAAGTTTTAAGTCAGCAGGTGGGAAATTCCAAAGCATTAGGACTTGTCTATAATAATGGATACAGACTTCttttatt GTGGGAAATCGAAGTTTCCAAAGGAGCAGTACAGTATAGCCCATTCCCAATACCTCAGCATGGACTCCCATGTAGGTTCTGGAAGGAAACAAGAAGCCAAACAGATCCCTAG